A region of the Penicillium psychrofluorescens genome assembly, chromosome: 6 genome:
TCCTTCTAGATTCACTGTACGTGTGAAAGAGCATGCGCTTAGCTTCAGCACTATGTGAGCAGCTAGAATAGTTTGTACCTCCATAGGCAGGAACTAGAGGGtagagaaagaggaaagtGCAATAGAATAGATTGGGAAGACACTCCAGAAAATAGATTGCTGCCTCGCTGCCTCTTCTGCACTTTCCCCAAACACATCCACACGTACTTTTGCTTTGTTTTCCGCTCCGCGCACCCACTCCGCCCatcacttcttccttccGCTCCACCCTCTTCTACCCATCCACGTGACACTTGCGTGCCCTAATTGATACAATCCATACAACATTCGTTATTCAACCTTCTCAGCCTCGACAGAGGCTCGAGGCCTCTTTGTCCTCTGGGGAATTGCccgtcttctttcctccccaCTGAATTCGAACCCTCTCCTCACGACTCTCCCTCAAAACCTCAAGTCGAGGTTCCTCAAACCCAACCAGACGCTATGCCGCCAAAGGATAGCAAGACAACCAACCAGCAGCTGAAAGTGTCACGTCAGTGTAAAAGGTCCACGCAAACTGAACTTGGTTTTGCCAGCAATGGGAGCGAAATTCCTGAGGTGCGAAGGGCACAGCTGCTTGAGCCTGGTCGCTACCTGGCTCGCAACTTGCCGCCCATGCACAAATTGAAAGATATCTTTAACGACCTCGCGGAAAATGCTATCAAGCAAGGCCTTGCTGCTGTCCTCAACCACCTGGCAGGAAGGCCACTGCGCGTGGCTACGATGTGCTCTGGGACCGAGAGCCCGCTTCTGGCCCTTGAGATGATTCAGAATGGTAAGTGTGATGTTTTGAGCTTGGTGACCGGTCCTGGCTTTGAAATCTTCTAACTGATCCGTCAAAAGGCCTGACCTCACTTCCTGACACAGGTCCTCTCCGTATTGAACACATTTTCAGCTGTGAGATCGTTCCGTTCAAGCAAGCCTACATTGAACGGAACTTCCACCCTCCCATTCTCTTCCGTGATATACGGCAGCTAGGGAATGAAGAGGCGTATGTGACTATTTTATACCTCACACAGAAATTCGACTGACTATTATTCAGGCAAACGGCATACGGGTCGCTGGAAAAGATCCCAGGCAGCCCAGACCTCCTAGTCGCCGGCACCGCCTGTGTCGATTTCTCCAACCTCAATTCACAGCAGAAGACGCTTAAAGATGGAGGAGAGTCTGGAAGTACGTTCAAAGGCATGTTGGATTACGCCCAGAAATATCGCCCAGCCCTGGTCATCCAGGAAAATGTCAGGAGCGCTCCCTGGGCCGAAATCGCTCGCAAGTGGGAGTCAATCGACTACTTCGCGACATGGGTCGCTGTTGACACAAAGGCCTACTACATTCCTCAGACTCGCGAGCGCGGGTACATGCTTTGCATCGACACGGTTCGCCTCCGGAATATGGAAGTGCAGAATGAAACTGCGGACGATGCCATCCGCTATCTCCAGCTCGGGGTCCGATGGAAAGAGCTGGTGGCTAAGTTCACACGCCCAGCCAGCTCCCCAGCAggtatgtttcttcttgatgaagacgatAGACGACTGGAACGCATTGAAAAAGACATAAACACTCGTCTTAATGCCACGGCAGCCCGCGCTGAGGTCGCTTGGGAGAGGTACAAGGTCCGTCACCAACGACACCGCAACGAGCATGATGTTGGAAACCAGCGACCAATTACGCGATCCCAGCCTGGGAGTTTTGTCTGTCACCCGCCCGATTTCTATTGGCATACGTACATAAACTTGCAAGCGGAGCGAGTTTGGGATACGCTTGATATCAATTTCTTGAGAAAGATTGTTACGAGGGATTATGATATGAATTTCAAGGAGTAAGTTCATTCTGCCAGCAAATATTATGAACATGTCTGACGAATGTACAGGCGATGGATTGAGTTGTCCCAGGGCGTTGACCGTGGCGGCGAGTCAAAAGGGTTCGGAATTATTGGCTGCCTCACCCCATGTGGCATGCCTTTTCTCACTACCCGTGGCGCACCACTGACCGGTCTTGAGGCTCTAGCGCTGCAAGGACTGCCGTTGGATAGAATCATTCTTACGAGAGAGTCACAGCGTGAACTACAAGACCTGGCTGGGAACGCGATGAGCTCAACTTGTGTTGGGGTTGCCATTCTTGCGGCGCTGCTCGTTGGCTACAATGTCCTAGAAAGGGGCAATGTCTTGGGGGACTACAATGGCGAAGATGTGGTAAAGGCACCTATCATCCCCCAGGATGACTACGATACAACGCAGACTAGCCTGGAGGACAACCAAATCCAAATCGTCGACCATGTGGAACTTCAAGCTCAAGCTGCCAGCAGTGCAAGATACTGCACGTGTGAAAAGCAGTCTACCATCAGGAAGAATATTGTCCAATGCGGACTTTGCAATCATACCACCTGCAGTTCATGCTCTGGAAATCCTTCTCACTCGTATGAGCCTCTTCCACTTCTGCGCAGCGAGCCGTCGGGTTTCATCATGTACCTGAAGGACCTGCTGCCGATGAGGCTCAAGCTCACCGGTATCTCTAATATTACATTTGAGCAATTCGCAAAACACAAGCCGGAATGCGTGAACGGTGCTGAGTGGCATAACTTCAGGGAAATCATCGAAGTTGCACTCGGTGAAGAGCTCCGCTTCTTCGACATTACTCGAGGCGCGATCTGGAAAGTCGTCTACCAAGGCAAACATTCAAATTCCAGTCTAAGTCTCATAATAAGCAGCACTGGTTTACAATGGATCTACTTCGCAAATCCACCCGCATCAGCACCGTCCCAGAGTCTTATTAGAGAAATCCTTGACCAGCCAATTGCACGAATGACCCCCCAGCACGACTCACTCACCGATGGCGACTGGGAGGTCTGTTCTCCCTTCAGCACAAAGTTCAGTCTCAAATTTGCAGGTAGTGGAAGCCAGGTCAAGACATTCCAGGCTGAATGTGGGCTGCAGACAAACAAGTATTTGAACTCCAAAACCTGGAGTCATCTCGCGGTAAgcggagaagaggaagacgccAGAGGCTTGGATGTGGATGTTCGGGGCGGATACGAGTATCTCCCTGACTGTGGCACAGCACTTGGATCTCTGTACAAGAAGGCTGCTACTGGAGACTGTCCTGCCATTTACCTTTTCCTTGACCCTACCAAGCACGGCGACCCGGATGGAGATTGCTGTGTCTTTTCTCTTGAGCATGACCGTATCCCCGGATACAACCGTCGCATTACCATTGCGGAGTTGGAGCCCTCATGGAGAGCATGGAACATGACCAGTACTGTGACAAATGCCAACGCATTTTCTCGACGCTGGGCCAAAGCATCAGATGCTAAGTTGGAAAAGTTTGTTAGTGGCCCGATCATCTGCAAAAGCTTGAAACCCGCAGTTCATCTTTCAATTGGAAGCAAAGATTGTCACCAAAGTTACACAACATTGGTATCGCTGTCTGTGACAGAAGCAACCTCTAAACAGGGAGAACAAGACACCACCTGGAGAGCCTTGGACCCTGTAGTTTCCGCCGCCACCTTGAAGCATTTCGCCTGGTTGGCCCTCAAGGTTTCCAGATGGAGGGAATTTCAAGATTGGAATCAGCTCATTGGCTGGAATGACCTCCCACACGGAGAAGAAACAGCGTGCGAGTCCTGTCATCCACAGAAGCCCAGTATCTTGTGGGGCAGAGACCAGAAAAATGCCATTGTGCCGTACGAGAACCCGAAAGAGGCAGGCGCCTATGAGCGAGCTGTCAAGTCAAAGCCGCCTGCATTCTTGGTCTTCAGGCAAGATGGGCGTGACAGCGAGAGTGGAGTTCGGGTCACTCTTAATGTACAGACACTCGCCCATCAGGCCTATGGCAAGCTCGTTGGGACTGGGCCAAATGACGGCGTCCGTCTTCACTGGCGGCTCATTCCAGCTGCCTACGACCTGGCTAAGCTAAAGACACCTGAATTCACTTTGAAGAGCAATCAGGACGACACAGCCCACTCACAACCGCCTCACTTCAGGGAGAAGTTGAGAAAGGAGCAGCTGCAGTCGCTGGCATGGACGATTGCCCAGGAAGCGGATGATGTGGCCCCGTTTCTCGAGGAGGAAACAGAAGAGGCTTTGCTCCCTTTGATGCCGTGGCGGGCGGAAGTGAAAGCAGACATCCCTAAAATTGTCCGGGGAGGCGTACTCGCCGATGAAGTGGGATATGGCAAAACAGCAGTCGTGCTTGGCCTTATTGATGCGCAGTTCCAGACAGACCGCTTGCTTTCATCGGACGTTTTTGGCTTGATTCCCACTCACGCAACCCTGATCGTGGTTCCAGACAATGTCTTCGAGCAGTGGCAGTCCGAGATTAAGAAATTCCTTGGGAATCAGTACACTGTGCTGGTCATTCAGGGTGCTGGAAAATTTCGCAAACTCAACATTCGAGACATCCAAGTCGCTGATATTATTGTCGTTGCTTGGAAAGTGTTCAGCAGCAACGTGTATTATGAAACTTTGCAGCAGTTCACAGGTACTCCAGAGCCTCCTGCAAAGGCAGGCCGCAACTTTGATAACTGGTTTCAAGATGCTCGACAGGCTCTCAAGATATTGTGTAACATTTTGACCTCTGACGGGCCTG
Encoded here:
- a CDS encoding uncharacterized protein (ID:PFLUO_009521-T1.cds;~source:funannotate); translated protein: MPPKDSKTTNQQLKVSRQCKRSTQTELGFASNGSEIPEVRRAQLLEPGRYLARNLPPMHKLKDIFNDLAENAIKQGLAAVLNHLAGRPLRVATMCSGTESPLLALEMIQNGLTSLPDTGPLRIEHIFSCEIVPFKQAYIERNFHPPILFRDIRQLGNEEAQTAYGSLEKIPGSPDLLVAGTACVDFSNLNSQQKTLKDGGESGSTFKGMLDYAQKYRPALVIQENVRSAPWAEIARKWESIDYFATWVAVDTKAYYIPQTRERGYMLCIDTVRLRNMEVQNETADDAIRYLQLGVRWKELVAKFTRPASSPAGMFLLDEDDRRLERIEKDINTRLNATAARAEVAWERYKVRHQRHRNEHDVGNQRPITRSQPGSFVCHPPDFYWHTYINLQAERVWDTLDINFLRKIVTRDYDMNFKERWIELSQGVDRGGESKGFGIIGCLTPCGMPFLTTRGAPLTGLEALALQGLPLDRIILTRESQRELQDLAGNAMSSTCVGVAILAALLVGYNVLERGNVLGDYNGEDVVKAPIIPQDDYDTTQTSLEDNQIQIVDHVELQAQAASSARYCTCEKQSTIRKNIVQCGLCNHTTCSSCSGNPSHSYEPLPLLRSEPSGFIMYLKDLLPMRLKLTGISNITFEQFAKHKPECVNGAEWHNFREIIEVALGEELRFFDITRGAIWKVVYQGKHSNSSLSLIISSTGLQWIYFANPPASAPSQSLIREILDQPIARMTPQHDSLTDGDWEVCSPFSTKFSLKFAGSGSQVKTFQAECGLQTNKYLNSKTWSHLAVSGEEEDARGLDVDVRGGYEYLPDCGTALGSLYKKAATGDCPAIYLFLDPTKHGDPDGDCCVFSLEHDRIPGYNRRITIAELEPSWRAWNMTSTVTNANAFSRRWAKASDAKLEKFVSGPIICKSLKPAVHLSIGSKDCHQSYTTLVSLSVTEATSKQGEQDTTWRALDPVVSAATLKHFAWLALKVSRWREFQDWNQLIGWNDLPHGEETACESCHPQKPSILWGRDQKNAIVPYENPKEAGAYERAVKSKPPAFLVFRQDGRDSESGVRVTLNVQTLAHQAYGKLVGTGPNDGVRLHWRLIPAAYDLAKLKTPEFTLKSNQDDTAHSQPPHFREKLRKEQLQSLAWTIAQEADDVAPFLEEETEEALLPLMPWRAEVKADIPKIVRGGVLADEVGYGKTAVVLGLIDAQFQTDRLLSSDVFGLIPTHATLIVVPDNVFEQWQSEIKKFLGNQYTVLVIQGAGKFRKLNIRDIQVADIIVVAWKVFSSNVYYETLQQFTGTPEPPAKAGRNFDNWFQDARQALKILCNILTSDGPEEYLREVQARRAQVKESQAGYTYMPSRRVRGKGFVLAQQERKASASDESPNSDSFFINNGDQTPDDKPMGSRNCVEKACADEVAERISVESKEKGTKRKRDQEPDSNRTPRARDDRELFNIPATEKDHDWREMRYPFLHLFSFNRIVIDEYTYTGEERLISILSLHARSKWILSGTPAMGEFADIKSIARYLDIYLGVDDDGDVPTQNSRLKSIRKSYTAAEAFQMYQPPRSDAWYRNRREVAQRFLDQFARQNIAEIDHIATVVHIVLINQTPMEQKVYQTLFDALVEQNGRHRKIRNPNNDLVISHLNEILGSSKVPLEALVKCCVSTKLQNNSWDVDSYRSRLETQRQSRKENCGKLECLVKQATLTLRRWKMPSSVWNNWLQGIHVNSIGDPDTTTKTLELINRCFASYDDWAGSEVGEGVKAGMEERFAKASKKVRKPLAKANAKEKAESSKDNGGLPGGRSSKRARLSSSGLADNFEAQPQSQDVEAVMKALAVDIISTLKLIVQSERDIRFSEAILNLQTVGMAITCGKCNTQQNSITKVGLLTSCGHLLCEACIDKIPEKECQCLVPGCDGSAKQSKIVHGSSIEGGKSSSEKDSKIEKLVEVLQQVPDDELVLVFVQFEDLMPVVSRALKATGIGHRMARAGNMGPINDFIKLNSGKSTGKQQTRPQVLILQLGSSMAAGLNLQCANHVIFLSPLLVPTQQEWNAGMTQAIGRARRYGQARTVHVYHLLMKTTVDVNVMQEREGKILVERDGVLEWVSQAESEAEGVVRCGGEPFDVGL